The following are encoded together in the Lactuca sativa cultivar Salinas chromosome 1, Lsat_Salinas_v11, whole genome shotgun sequence genome:
- the LOC111889109 gene encoding pumilio homolog 12: MEHQRNAQMMQIPKHQQYLTNGVPFRSLPPSFVSDAHCFSASEDQKMTFNLPASIDVDQSLSNVFSLLNISPAKYTDRQPFLPRSLGSQISSSVGVGEGFAHPIGSPRLMHSDEGFTNHFPVEPRRHQQQQQLFNDANDLQRHCSSGFDFDQKSPLSSKKFLYSTQQLDSFPKCSSNHAAANSDKPFLPLNGKLKFQWSDEHLTPYYNNNHLYRVPFQTHQFLSSSSSLKQLRGRIYALAKDQNGCRILQAMFETPTTEEVEMVFSELVDSITDLMKDQFGNYVVQKLVTLCNNDQKMKILLSLTKIPTNIILVCMNPHGTRAVQKLLENLKDPFQVKLIMNALHRGATLLANDPNGHHVIQFCLIHFHSDIIKPILTEIANECYKVATDRSGCCVLQACVEHSRGELRTRLVAEIMANSVHLAEDPFGNYVLQHMVGLNIPVFTSMLVRQLQGNFASLSCNKYGSNVVEKCLNESGEDVSTQIILELIRSPNSSLLLIDPYANFVIQSALKVSKGFAQDCLRGLISKNMSSMRSNLYGKKILEKLEKKKVMKKG, from the exons ATGGAGCATCAAAGAAACGCACAGATGATGCAAATCCCGAAGCACCAGCAGTATCTCACAAATGGGGTTCCGTTTCGATCATTGCCGCCGTCGTTTGTGTCCGACGCCCACTGTTTTTCGGCGTCTGAAGACCAAAAGATGACTTTTAACCTACCTGCTTCGATTGACGTCGATCAGAGCTTATCAAATGTCTTTTCACTACTGAATATTTCGCCGGCGAAGTACACCGACCGTCAGCCGTTCCTCCCGAGGTCTCTCGGCAGTCAAATCAGCTCTTCCGTTGGCGTCGGCGAGGGTTTTGCTCACCCCATTGGTAGTCCTCGACTGATGCATTCCGATGAGGGCTTTACCAATCACTTTCCGGTGGAACCTCGTCGTCATCAACAGCAGCAGCAGCTTTTCAACGATGCGAATGATTTGCAGAGGCATTGTTCTTCtggatttgactttgaccaaaagtcTCCCTTGAGCTCCAAGAAATTCCTTTACTCAACTCAGCAACTCGATTCCTTCCCCAAATGTTCATCAAACCATGCTGCTGCCAATTCCGATAAACCATTTCTTCCTCTCAATGGCAAACTGAAATTTCAGTGGTCAGATGAACACCTTACTCCTTATTATAACAACAATCATCTTTATAGGGTTCCCTTTCAAACCCATCAGTTTCTGAGTTCGTCGTCGTCTTTGAAACAACTGAGAGGAAGGATTTATGCCCTGGCTAAGGATCAAAATGGTTGCAGAATACTACAAGCCATGTTCGAAACACCAACAACGGAAGAAGTGGAAATGGTTTTCTCCGAGCTGGTCGACTCCATTACTGATCTAATGAAAGATCAATTTGGGAATTATGTAGTCCAAAAACTCGTCACTCTGTGTAACAATGATCAGAAAATGAAAATACTTCTTTCACTAACCAAGATCCCAACCAATATCATCCTCGTCTGTATGAATCCACATGG AACAAGAGCAGTGCAAAAGTTGTTGGAAAACTTGAAAGATCCATTTCAGGTTAAGCTGATAATGAACGCACTACACCGTGGCGCCACCTTATTGGCCAATGATCCAAACGGTCATCACGTTATTCAGTTTTGCCTGATTCATTTCCATAGCGATATTATCAAG CCGATTCTTACTGAGATAGCAAATGAGTGCTATAAAGTAGCAACAGATAGAAGTGGATGCTGTGTGCTTCAAGCATGTGTAGAACACTCTCGTGGAGAACTTAGAACACGATTAGTCGCTGAGATTATGGCCAATTCGGTTCATCTGGCTGAAGATCCTTTCGG GAATTACGTTCTGCAACACATGGTGGGACTGAACATTCCGGTGTTCACTTCAATGCTTGTGAGACAACTTCAAGGGAATTTCGCGTCACTTTCCTGCAATAAATACGGTAGCAATGTTGTAGAGAAATGTCTGAATGAATCTGGAGAAGATGTATCGACACAAATCATTCTGGAACTAATCAGAAGCCCTAATTCCTCTTTGCTTCTAATAGACCCCTATGCCAATTTCGTTATCCAATCTGCCCTAAAAGTTTCCAAG GGTTTCGCACAGGACTGTTTGCGTGGGCTAATTTCGAAGAACATGTCGTCAATGAGGAGTAATCTGTATGGTAAAAAGATATTGGAAAAAttggagaagaagaaggtgaTGAAGAAAGGGTAA